A single region of the Cyclopterus lumpus isolate fCycLum1 chromosome 16, fCycLum1.pri, whole genome shotgun sequence genome encodes:
- the LOC117745654 gene encoding SPRY domain-containing SOCS box protein 4, which produces MGVLLSVWMCSRAESSPLSSSSAFPSLAVATSSRLAVTLNSFPVAPADSRSHWSTVHCSSHFLLSACKQEVTRSPVELSSDGVRAEMGVKTGLHVWELLWSPNHRGSHAVMGISRQSCPLQASGYNVLIGRDSQSWGWELKTNQLWHAGQSLGPYPGTKKRCHSEAVEDFRTQSSTSSHTKTTQTPLPIPERILLVLDADAGTLGFVVDGSFLDVAFKDLPRGVELFPAVSSVRGGSSIRLRYLNGATRDPPVLMALCGHSIRQILGQQRETQMDKLPLPPCLQHYLLSTH; this is translated from the exons ATGGGTGTCTTACTGTCAGTTTGGATGTGCAGCAGGGCAGAGAGTagccctctctcctcttcatcagctTTCCCCTCTCTGGCTGTCGCGACATCCTCTCGCCTTGCTGTCACTCTGAACTCTTTCCCGGTTGCTCCAGCAGACAGTCGTTCACACTGGAGCACAGtgcactgctcctctcacttcctgctgtctgcctgcaaacaggaagtgacacgttCACCTGTTGAGCTGAGCAGCGACGGGGTAAGAGCAGAAATGGGGGTGAAGACTGGGCTTCATGTCTGGGAGTTGCTGTGGAGTCCCAACCACAGAGGTAGCCATGCCGTCATGGGCATTTCCAGGCAGAGCTGCCCCCTGCAGGCCTCAGGCTACAACGTGCTAATTGGCAGAGACTCGCAGTCCTGGGGTTGGGAACTCAAAACCAATCAGCTCTGGCATGCTGGGCAGAGTCTGGGACCTTACCCAGGAACCAAGAAGAGATGCCACTCTGAGGCCGTGGAGGATTTTAGGACACAGTCTTCCACTTCATCCCACACAAAGACGACACAGACACCTCTTCCCATCCCTGAGCGCATCCTGCTGGTCCTGGACGCCGACGCAGGGACTCTGGGATTTGTTGTTGATGGCAGCTTCCTTGACGTTGCTTTCAAAGACCTCCCTCGTGGAGTGGAGCTGTTCCCAGCTGTGAGCAGCGTGAGAGGAGGATCCAGCATACGACTACGATACCTGAACGGCGCCACGC GTGATCCCCCTGTCTTGATGGCTCTATGTGGACATTCAATTCGACAGATTTTAGGGCAACAGAGGGAAACTCAAATGGACAAACTGCCTCTACCCCCTTGTCTCCAGCACTACTTGCTTTCTACTCATTAA